One window from the genome of Anopheles merus strain MAF chromosome 3R, AmerM5.1, whole genome shotgun sequence encodes:
- the LOC121596615 gene encoding cuticle protein 18.6-like: protein MFAKVFIFVAIAVACAAGKPLTAAVVAAPAVVTAQSSQYVARNYNGVAAAYTAPAVVSAAYTAPVAAAYTAPVAAAYTAYASPLAAAYTTAPVAAAAYSAPLTAAYTAASYAPYYPYVL from the coding sequence ATGTTCGCCAAAGTGTTCATCTTCGTCGCCATCGCCGTTGCCTGCGCTGCTGGCAAGCCGCTGACCGCTGCCGTCGTCGCCGCACCGGCCGTTGTGACCGCCCAGAGCTCGCAGTACGTCGCCCGGAACTACAACGGAGTGGCCGCCGCCTACACCGCCCCGGCCGTCGTGTCGGCCGCTTACACGGCACCGGTGGCCGCCGCCTATACGGCcccagttgctgccgcttaCACCGCTTACGCCTCGCCGTTGGCTGCTGCCTACACTACCGCTCCGGTGGCCGCTGCCGCCTACAGTGCCCCGCTGACGGCCGCCTACACGGCTGCCTCGTACGCCCCTTACTACCCGTACGTGCTGTAA